From a region of the Dictyostelium discoideum AX4 chromosome 2 chromosome, whole genome shotgun sequence genome:
- the mcysS gene encoding cysteine-tRNA ligase, protein MLKLISRNAINKNKIILFRLYTTTINSSNNGSTIREWKKPSLENSYDTGIMVKNSLFKNGNVPFLISNCSEKNQRPISWYTCGPTVYSSSHIGHARNYMTVDIIQRILINYFRFNIIHVMGLTDIDDKIINKSKQELISASELSKKFEQEFFEDLKSLNIKPPMFTTRVSEHIDEIIKYIEKIKENQLTYESTKSVIFDVNKFGIDRYCSLRAANQQIKSDDTLLEKDKKSSQDFVLWKAYNENIDIDGTGNPVCWDSPFGKGRPGWHIECSAMIDSIFKDHLDVHSGGVDLEFPHHQNEIAQCEGHSHSHGSGDAESTQWANYFFHIGHLILNNEKMSKSLGNVITIRDFLSRYSANSLRWICLIHKYNDPLSFSDETLQLCISKEIKFLNWFKIVRSKLKLEQTSVNKVKKTFNHSIELLNQLSETKYLIEKDLKDDFNTPSVIKRLELLMKQTNESMNSIDTDLLFNVQDYVESILNIFGLEVNSEISDHNKTDESNQFLLEKLLDFRSDVKNLAKNEKSLDQIKSKIYQITDQLRSDCQSEISLRVSDIPDKGTNKPYTVDWLDKNHIQLLNIKKQSKK, encoded by the exons atgttaaaattaatttcaagaaatgcaataaataaaaataaaataatattatttagattatatacaacaacaataaattcatcaaataatggtTCAACAATAAGAGAATGGAAAAAACCAAGTTTAGAGAATTCATATGATACTGGTATTATGgtaaaaaatagtttatttaaaaatggaaatgtaccatttttaatatcaaattgTAGTGAAAAGAATCAACGTCCAATCAGTTGGTATACATGTGGACCAACAGTTTATAGTAGTTCACATATTGGTCATGCAAGAAATTATATGACAGTTGATATCATTCaaagaattttaataaactatttcagatttaatattattcatGTAATGGGTTTAACtgatattgatgataaaattataaataaatcaaaacaagaattaatatCTGCTTCTGAACTTTCAAAAAAGTTTGAACAAGAATTCtttgaagatttaaaatcattaaat attaaaccACCAATGTTTACAACTAGAGTATCAGAACatattgatgaaattattaaatatattgaaaagaTTAAAGAGAATCAATTAACATATGAATCAACTAAATCGGTAATATTTgatgtaaataaatttggtatTGATAGATATTGTAGTTTAAGAGCAGCAAATCAACAAATTAAGTCGGATGATACATTGTTGGAAAAGGATAAAAAATCAAGTCAGGATTTTGTATTATGGAAAGcatataatgaaaatattgatatcGATGGTACTGGTAATCCTGTTTGTTGGGATTCACCATTTGGTAAAGGAAGACCAGGTTGGCATATAGAATGCTCTGCAAtgattgattcaatttttaaagatcATTTAGATGTCCATTCTGGTGGTGTGGATTTAGAGTTTCCACATCACCAAAATGAAATAGCCCAATGTGAAGGCCATAGTCATTCTCATGGCAGTGGTGATGCTGAATCAACTCAATGGGCAAATTATTTCTTTCACATTggtcatttaattttaaataatgaaaaaatgtCAAAATCACTCGGTAATGTTATAACAATTCGTGATTTCTTATCACGTTATTCTGCAAATTCACTTCGTTGGATTTGTTTAATTCATAAATATAATGATCCACTCTCTTTTTCTGATGAAACTTTACAATTATGTATtagtaaagaaattaaatttttaaattggtttaaaattgttaga tcaaaattaaaattagaacaAACAAGTGtaaataaagttaaaaaaacatttaatcattcaattgaattattaaatcaattaagtgaaacaaaatatttaattgaaaaagatttaaaggATGATTTCAATACACCATCAGTTATAAAGAGATTGGAGTTATTAATGAAACAAACAAATGAATCAATGAATTCAATCGATAcagatttattattcaatGTTCAAGATTACGTAGAgtcaatattaaatatatttggtTTAGAAGTTAACAGTGAAATTAGCGATCATAATAAAACTGACGAATCAAATCAATTCTTATTGGAGAAATTATTGGATTTTAGATCTGATGTAAAGAATTTagcaaaaaatgaaaaatcattagaccaaataaaatcaaaaatttatcaaatcaCTGATCAACTCAGAAGTGATTGTCAATCCGAAATTTCATTAAGAGTTTCTGATATTCCTGATAAAGGTACAAATAAACCTTATACAGTTGATTGGTTAGATAAAAAtcatattcaattattaaatattaaaaaacaatctaaaaaataa
- a CDS encoding hssA/2C/7E family protein, translating to MTILSAITSITRPNKISKSVVSSNGGASLSLSSNSVACATACGGSSYSYSSSYSSSGLGYSYNSSYSSSVGYSSSVGVVIGSCGHCS from the exons atgacaatTTTAT CTGCAATCACTTCAATTACAAgaccaaataaaattagtaaatcAGTTGTTTCATCAAATGGAGGTGCTTCATTGTCATTGAGTTCTAATTCAGTTGCATGTGCTACTGCTTGTGGTGGATCAAGTTATTCATACAGCTCAAGTTACTCAAGTTCAGGTTTGGGATATTCATATAACTCAAGCTATTCAAGTTCAGTTGGCTATAGTTCCTCCGTTGGCGTTGTAATTGGAAGTTGTGGCCATTGcagttaa
- a CDS encoding leucine-rich repeat-containing protein (Similar to LRR), producing the protein MDNNCSTTNEIRLGVSTLIISNNILNKISKPLFDSIVNEMDFKTFFRFGSSVCKHLRSLFFYSNRWRVMDLSFMVEAQDKVIYRLCSILNQYFNNNNFNFIDRISENNNETNDNNHNEDDEDNENNNNNNEIVENSNNETTENNNNNDHHNNIIIIKENKKNKKTRIFHSFYIETLIMDKLYKITSNVFKYINNCVAMSNIENLSINDCLSIKFFNGFFETPHQRKIVSLSLPTFISSEPPNYFKKLGSLTSLNLPGTVESIQLYKYLESCPLLTKLMLSYRSKDSLFNPSLLEKLYKCKQITHLTLVNMIIRNDIFISLFMSLTNLQVINIYNNFQITGGAINTALESMPNLRELSIDFCRNVGNINVHSETLKTFRSSYTLTCPEISFPNLNDLSIIDWNITKDNCFSIFSKLNKLKFLNISKTKIDDEVLENVLSLVGEGLETLNLSSNQITDKSIDIILNHCKTLCKVYLNNTLISTEKANELYKLKNLYVIKIN; encoded by the exons atggataataattgttcaacAACCAATGAAATAAGGTTGGGTGTATCAACCCttattattagtaataatatattaaataaaatttcaaaaccatTATTCGATTCAATTGTTAATGAAATGGATTTCAAAACATTTTTTAGATTTGGGTCAAGTGTTTGTAAACATTTAagatcattatttttttattcaaataggTGGAGAGTTATGGACCTTAGCTTCATGGTAGAAGCACAAGATAAAGTTATCTATAGACTATGTAGTATACTTaatcaatattttaataacaataatttcaACTTTATTGATAGAATTAGCgagaataataatgaaactaATGATAACAACcataatgaagatgatgaagacaatgaaaataataataataataatgaaatagttgaaaatagtaataatgaaaccacagagaataataataataatgatcatcataataatataataataataaaagaaaataaaaagaataaaaaaacaagaatTTTTCATAGTTTTTATATTGAAACATTAATAATGGATAAACTATATAAAATCACTTCAAATGTAttcaaatatataaataattgtgTGGCAATgtcaaatattgaaaatttatcaattaatgattgtttaagtataaaatttttcaatgGATTCTTTGAAACACCACATCAAAGAAAGAttgtatcattatcattaccaaCATTCATTTCAAGCGAACCtccaaattatttcaaaaagtTAGGTTCTTTAActtctttaaatttacctGGTACTGTTGAATCCAtacaattatataaatacttGGAATCTTGTCCATTATTAACAAAATTA atgttaTCATATAGGTCAAaagattcattatttaatccATCACTACTTGAAAAACTTTATAAATGTAAACAAATTACTCATTTAACATTAGTTAATATGATTATTAGAAATGATATAttcatttcattatttatgtCATTAACGAATCTTCAAgtgattaatatttataataattttcaaataactGGTGGTGCAATTAATACCGCCTTAGAATCCATGCCAAATCTAAGAGAGTTATCAATTGACTTTTGTAGAAATGTTGGTAATATTAATGTACACTCTGAAACTTTAAAAACATTTCGTTCATCCTATACCTTAACTTGTCCTGAAATTAGTTTcccaaatttaaatgatttatcaataattgattGGAA tATAACAAAAgataattgtttttcaattttctcaaaattaaataaacttaaatttttaaatatcagTAAAACAAAGATTGATGATGAAGTTTTAGAAAATGTTTTATCATTGGTTGGGGAAGGTTTAgaaactttaaatttaagttcaaatcaaatcactgataaatcaatagatataatattaaatcattgtAAAACTTTATGtaaagtttatttaaat aatACATTAATTTCGACAGAAAAAGCTAATGAACTTTATAaacttaaaaatttatatgtaataaaaataaattaa
- a CDS encoding SET domain-containing protein, with protein MIPNNINNRKKLKLPELFKEKYGFNKKGIELRYCDGEKGMGIFSNRKFNKGEKIMKIEPYVWSVAKHAIVCDECLKNKLDLEEGKTLKRCSNCKLVYYCSTDCQTKAWKIHKQECKILSTIPSTTDKKNINTKSTTMLLRLFIKRNLELINNNNNNNNNNNNNNNNNDNHITGQYEIIDGLLNHKDIRSDNNEYKSFSSGFCSLLGEDPQLKAPIVLEYLLKLEPNCITIPRCEASSIGLYPLMLFFNHSCKPNISIINNRKELLIITNKIIEKDEELFINYSPAICYRNERLDNLKQCFFFNCKCTLCLGEEKIKSKDLYITCNINNCGGRINQEIDININNNNNNNNNNNNNSNNNNNNNNSNEEILKCYKCLKVYKGQEKDEILKKKLIIKNLQNKLSTNTDQININQEFKSLLELYCKEIHPTDPLFYEIVNKTQLFYLGNNNKFISDNELSTIYHPRYQIMIKYHLLQVQNLEYEYCRQMLDYVNTLATTSYFKDALNILTDLMSNHLSQIDFYGFNRDELLSLLYNLQHEYKNNIKTSRKIIN; from the exons atgattccaaataatataaataaccgaaaaaaattaaaattaccagaattatttaaagaaaaatatggattcaataaaaaaggaattgAATTAAGATATTGTGATGGTGAAAAAGGTATGggtatattttcaaatagaaAATTTAATAAGGGTGAAAAGATTATGAAAATTGAACCATACGTTTGGTCAGTTGCAAAGCATGCTATAGTTTGTGATGAATgtttaaagaataaattgGATTTAGAAGAAGGTAAAACTTTGAAAAGATGTTCAAATTGTAAATTGGTTTACTATTGTTCAACTGATTGTCAAACTAAAGCATGGAAAATTCATAAACAAGAATGTAAAATCCTTTCAACAATTCCTTCAACAactgataaaaaaaatataaatacaaaatCAACTACAATGTTATTaagattatttataaaaaggaatttagaattaattaataataataataataataataataataataataataataataataataacgataACCATATTACTGGTCAATATGAAATTATTGATGGTCTTTTAAATC aTAAAGATATTAGAtcagataataatgaatataaatcattttcaagtGGATTTTGTAGTTTATTAGGTGAAGATCCACAATTAAAAGCACCAATTGTTTTAGAGTATCTATTGAAATTGGAACCAAATTGTATAACAATACCAAGATGTGAAGCCTCTTCAATTGGTTTATATCCATTaatgttattttttaatcattc atgTAAACCAAATatatcaattataaataatagaaaagaattattaattattacaaataaaattattgaaaaggATGAAGagttatttataaattatagtCCTGCAATTTGTTATAGAAATGAAAGATTGGATAACTTAAAACAATGTTTTTTCTTTAACTGTAAATGTACATTATGTTTAGGTGAagagaaaataaaatcaaaagatcTATATATAACTtgcaatataaataattgtgGTGGTAGAATTAATCAagaaattgatattaatattaataataataataataataataataataataataataatagcaacaacaacaacaacaacaacaatagcaATGAAGAGATTTTAAAGTGTTATAAATGtttaaaagtttataaaggccaagaaaaagatgaaatccttaaaaagaaattaataataaaaaatttacaaaataaattatcaacaaataCTGACCAAATTAATATCAACCAAGAATTTAAATCGTTACTTGAATTATATTGTAAAGAGATTCATCCAACCGATCCATTATTTTatgaaattgtaaataaaactcaattattttatttaggtaataataataaatttataagtGATAATGAATTATCAACAATATATCACCCAAgatatcaaataatgataaagtaTCATCTATTACAAGTTCAAAACTTAGAATATGAATATTGTAGACAAATGTTAGATTATGTGAATACATTAGCAACAACAAGTTATTTTAAAGATGCTCTTAATATTTTAACAGATTTAATGTCAAATCATTTATCTCAAATCGATTTCTATGGTTTCAATAGAgatgaattattatctttactttataatttacaacatgaatataaaaataatataaagacCAGTcgtaaaataataaactaa